The following proteins are encoded in a genomic region of Astatotilapia calliptera chromosome 22, fAstCal1.2, whole genome shotgun sequence:
- the LOC113015359 gene encoding hepatoma-derived growth factor, translating to MPRSNRQKEYKPGDLVFAKMKGYPHWPARIDELPEGAVKSPSNKYQVFFFGTHETAFLGAKDLSPYDECKEKFGKANKRKGFAEGLWEIENNPTVTHEGYESSKKDNTSEGAGDTGSSEKADAEGSSDEDEGALVIDEKNERGGNKRKAEESTETSPKRPKDSEAEGDSKVDGNQSNVEPKLNDVAGPKATAPSESKPEAQENAPAGGQQTAEKPATDSA from the exons ATGCCGAGGTCCAACAGGCAAAAGGAATACAAACCCGGAGATCTTGTGTTTGCTAAGATGAAGGGCTATCCACACTGGCCTGCAAGG ATTGACGAGTTACCCGAAGGAGCTGTAAAGTCGCCTTCAAACAAGTACCAAGTGTTCTTTTTTGGAACACATGAGAC GGCCTTCCTGGGGGCCAAGGATTTGTCCCCATATGATGAATGCAAGGAGAAGTTtggaaaagcaaacaagaggaAAGGATTTGCTGAGGGACTCTGGGAGATTGAGAACAACCCCACGGTCACGCATGAAGGCTACGAG TCATCGAAGAAGGACAACACATCAGAAGGAGCAGGAGATACGGGCAGTTCAGAAAAAGCAGATGCAGAAGGCAGTAGTGACGAGGACGAAGGAGCCCTGGTCATTGACGAGAAAAATGAGAGGGGAGGAAACAAACGAAAAGCAGaggagtccacagag ACCTCTCCGAAGCGGCCAAAGGATTCAGAAGCGGAAGGTGATTCTAAAGTAGACGGCAACCAGTCTAACGTGGAGCCCAAGCTCAACGATGTGGCTGGACCCAAGGCGACTGCTCCTAGTGAGTCGAAACCAGAGGCCCAGGAAAATGCTCCAGCAGGGGGCCAGCAAACAGCAGAGAAG CCTGCGACAGACAGCGCTTAA
- the mrpl24 gene encoding large ribosomal subunit protein uL24m: MRLTTLLSMAARVIVPKDYRYGTNRPWTAAAKRLNPPGKRRRKVFVEPIAPEEWSVLKGDTVEIRKGNDKGKQGKVIQVFRRRNWVILEGLNTHHRYIGKTADYHGTYIASEAPILVRDVALVDPSDRKPTEVEWRFTEEGERVRVSLRTGRIIPKPVVERRDGIVPQQWKDGPKDTSPEDALEKTYIPSLKTLEEEVMEKLGIQENRRHRTSYWY; encoded by the exons ATGAGGCTGACCACTCTGCTGTCGATGGCAGCCAGGGTCATTGTGCCCAAAGATTACCGTTACGGCACCAACAGGCCGTGGACAGCCGCTGCTAAAAGGTTAAATCCAccggggaagaggaggaggaaggtgttTGTTGAGCCGATAGCGCCAGAGGAGTGGTCTGTGCTCAAAGGGGACACg GTTGAGATTCGGAAAGGCAATGACAAGGGAAAGCAGGGGAAAGTTATCCAAGTCTTCAGACGCAGAAACTGGGTCATCCTGGAGGGACTGAACACA CATCACAGGTATATTGGAAAAACTGCAGATTACCATGGGACGTACATTGCCAGTGAGGCTCCCATCCTGGTCCGTGATGTTGCCCTCGTTGACCCCTCAGACAG GAAACCCACCGAGGTCGAGTGGAGGTTCACAGAAGAGGGTGAGAGAGTCCGAGTGTCGCTCAGGACGGGGAGAATCATCCCGAAACCAGTTGTGGAGCGACGAGATGGCATTGTGCCGCAGCAGTGGAAAG ATGGACCTAAAGATACCAGTCCCGAAGATGCTCTTGAAAAGACATACATACCATCTCTGAAAACCCTGGAGGAGGAGGTCATGGAGAAACTCGGTATCCAGGAGAACAGGAGGCACCGAACGTCCTACTGGTACTGA